CGCAAAATTAAAACATTGAAACCAAACATCTACACTGGAAAAACCGGCCTGACGTAAACGTTGGCGGTGGGCATCCAGTGTTTCCGGAATTAAATAATTTTCAATCGCGGCGCGTTTTTGCGCAATTTCCAAATCACTATAACCATTTGCGCGTTTGAAATTGTGGTGCAATTCAGTCATTAGTTGTTGGTGTGGCTCATCATCAAACGCCACTTTTTCCGAGAGAATTAACACACCGCCCGGATTGAGCCCATCACAAATAGCGCTAAGGGTTGGCAGGCGCTCCTCAACAGAAATAAATTGCAGCGTGAAGTTCAGTACCGCCATGGAGGCGTTGTTAATGGCAACCTGTTGAATGGCGGCTTCAACCAATTCCACAGGTACTTCACCGCTGTCTGCAGCAATTACTTGCTGGCAGCGTGCAATCATAGCGGCGGAATTATCAACGCCAATAATTTTGCAATTGGCGGCTTGAATGCGGTGACGCATTGCCAGTGTCGCGGCTCCCAGTGAACAGCCAAGGTCATAGCAATTACTATTGGCTTGCGCATAGCGTTCAGCCAGGTTGCCAATCATATTGATGATGGTGGCGTAACCGGGCACTGAGCGCTTGATCATATCGGGGAAGACATCCACCACGCGCTCATCAAAGGTAAAACGGCTGACCTCGGCCAGAGGGTTGGCGTAAATGGTGTCCGGGCTGGTAGCGGATGGGTGATCGCGGTTGGGCATGATATCAACTGATTGGTGATGATGTAGGCAGGTTGCTGCCGGGGCGGGCATTGTAGCGCCCAATGTCGATGACAACAAATTCCCACATTCATAAAACTGTCATCTTTCGGCGGGATTATTCTG
The nucleotide sequence above comes from Cellvibrio sp. PSBB023. Encoded proteins:
- the cmoA gene encoding carboxy-S-adenosyl-L-methionine synthase CmoA, which codes for MPNRDHPSATSPDTIYANPLAEVSRFTFDERVVDVFPDMIKRSVPGYATIINMIGNLAERYAQANSNCYDLGCSLGAATLAMRHRIQAANCKIIGVDNSAAMIARCQQVIAADSGEVPVELVEAAIQQVAINNASMAVLNFTLQFISVEERLPTLSAICDGLNPGGVLILSEKVAFDDEPHQQLMTELHHNFKRANGYSDLEIAQKRAAIENYLIPETLDAHRQRLRQAGFSSVDVWFQCFNFASLIAIK